The Aeromicrobium senzhongii genome includes a window with the following:
- a CDS encoding DNA-formamidopyrimidine glycosylase family protein yields MPEGDTVWRTAHHLNEALAGRVLTSTEFRVPRYATVDLTGEVLREVVSVGKHLLMRTDEHSVHSHLKMEGSWHLYRPATLRRGGLRRPAHTVRAILRTDEWVAVGFSLGIIEVLPRADEASAVGHLGPDVLDPLFDRDLALANLRRDPEVPVFVALHDQRKVAGFGNEFVNETLYLSAVDPRTPVGEVDIERILDRGVKLIRANRDRIERSFTGSLRPGELHWVFSRSGRPCRRCGTLIGETALGPPTQERRVYFCPTCQPPASGGPDV; encoded by the coding sequence ATGCCTGAGGGCGACACCGTCTGGCGCACCGCCCACCACCTGAACGAGGCTTTGGCGGGGCGTGTGCTGACGTCGACCGAGTTCCGGGTGCCGCGCTACGCCACCGTCGACCTGACCGGCGAGGTCCTGCGCGAGGTGGTCAGCGTCGGCAAGCACCTGCTGATGCGCACCGACGAGCACTCGGTCCACTCGCACCTGAAGATGGAGGGCTCCTGGCACCTCTACCGGCCGGCGACCCTGCGGCGCGGTGGCCTGCGCCGCCCCGCCCACACGGTGCGGGCGATCCTGCGCACCGACGAGTGGGTGGCGGTGGGCTTCAGCCTCGGCATCATCGAAGTGCTGCCCCGCGCCGACGAGGCGTCCGCCGTTGGTCACCTCGGCCCCGACGTCCTCGACCCGCTGTTCGATCGCGACCTCGCGCTGGCGAACCTGCGGCGGGATCCCGAGGTACCGGTGTTCGTGGCCCTGCACGACCAGCGCAAGGTCGCCGGGTTCGGCAACGAGTTCGTCAATGAGACGCTCTACCTGTCCGCCGTCGATCCCCGCACCCCGGTCGGCGAGGTCGACATCGAGCGCATCCTCGACCGCGGGGTCAAGCTCATCCGCGCCAACCGCGACCGGATCGAGCGATCCTTCACCGGCAGCCTGCGCCCCGGCGAGCTGCACTGGGTCTTCAGCCGCTCGGGCCGCCCCTGCCGCCGCTGCGGCACCCTCATCGGCGAGACCGCCCTCGGCCCACCCACCCAGGAGCGCCGCGTCTATTTCTGCCCCACCTGCCAACCTCCCGCCTCCGGCGGGCCAGATGTGTAG
- a CDS encoding DUF559 domain-containing protein produces the protein MLPVPAEFRDRPFGLAEAQAQGLTRRALGGARFVRVFRGVYAHADLPLGLREQLLAALLAGPADAVVSHRTALAWYGLELSGGADGRIHLSTRLNAVCREERIRVHRRLHPISSRDLRAIPATSPERTFVDCAAQFTLVQSVAAADWLIAQKLTTAQRLMAYCETRHLDGVVAARRALGHVGPDSRSPMESFVRLLMQLAGLPTPVCNFDVHDAEGIFLACTDFAWPEFKVAVEYDGRWHDEPRQRVRDRDRREYLEAQGWSVVVLVDRDLRVPLDMVRRIHRRLTAHGHTGPAPWLSFDDAAMFAPGAF, from the coding sequence ATGCTGCCCGTTCCCGCTGAGTTCCGCGATCGCCCGTTCGGCCTCGCCGAGGCGCAGGCGCAAGGCCTGACTCGGCGCGCCCTGGGCGGGGCCCGATTCGTGAGGGTCTTCCGCGGCGTCTACGCCCACGCGGACCTGCCGTTGGGTCTGCGGGAGCAGTTGCTGGCCGCGCTCCTGGCGGGTCCGGCCGATGCCGTGGTGAGCCACCGAACCGCTCTGGCTTGGTACGGCCTGGAGTTGAGCGGGGGTGCCGACGGCCGGATCCACCTGTCGACGCGTCTGAACGCCGTGTGTCGAGAGGAACGGATCCGAGTCCACCGGCGCTTGCACCCCATCTCCTCCCGCGACCTGCGCGCGATCCCGGCGACCTCACCGGAGCGGACCTTCGTCGACTGTGCGGCGCAGTTCACCCTCGTGCAGTCGGTGGCCGCGGCCGACTGGCTCATCGCCCAGAAGCTGACGACGGCGCAGCGGCTGATGGCCTACTGCGAGACGCGGCACCTCGACGGTGTGGTGGCGGCGCGGCGGGCTCTCGGCCACGTCGGCCCGGACAGCCGTTCGCCGATGGAGTCGTTCGTCCGTCTGCTGATGCAGCTGGCGGGACTGCCGACACCGGTGTGCAACTTCGACGTGCACGACGCCGAGGGCATCTTCCTGGCGTGCACGGACTTCGCCTGGCCCGAGTTCAAGGTGGCCGTGGAGTACGACGGACGGTGGCACGACGAGCCGCGGCAACGCGTCCGTGATCGGGACCGGCGGGAGTACCTGGAGGCCCAGGGTTGGAGCGTGGTCGTGCTGGTCGACCGCGACCTGCGGGTGCCGTTGGACATGGTGCGGCGCATCCATCGCCGGCTCACCGCGCACGGACACACCGGGCCTGCCCCGTGGCTGTCCTTCGACGACGCCGCAATGTTCGCGCCCGGCGCCTTCTGA